Proteins encoded by one window of Cuniculiplasma divulgatum:
- a CDS encoding 30S ribosomal protein S19e has product MVNVKEVPADLLIEKLTEEFSKNDKIKVPEWAEFLKSGVHREKSWVQEDWYYRRLASTLRKVYVRGNIGIQRLSEEYGGKKDGGSKPYHPASGSRSIVRHVLNELQDLGLLVKKETGRSVSPVGEAMLQKASKQVMESLSEKQVELKKYL; this is encoded by the coding sequence ATGGTAAATGTTAAAGAGGTTCCTGCTGACCTTTTGATTGAAAAGCTTACTGAGGAATTCAGTAAGAATGATAAGATTAAGGTCCCAGAGTGGGCAGAATTCCTTAAATCAGGTGTTCACAGAGAGAAGAGCTGGGTACAGGAAGACTGGTACTACAGAAGACTCGCATCAACACTGAGGAAAGTGTATGTGAGGGGAAATATAGGTATACAGAGACTTAGCGAAGAGTATGGCGGAAAAAAGGATGGCGGATCCAAGCCCTATCACCCCGCATCTGGCAGTAGAAGTATAGTGAGACATGTTCTCAACGAACTTCAAGACCTTGGATTACTGGTTAAAAAGGAAACGGGGAGATCCGTATCTCCAGTTGGAGAGGCAATGCTTCAGAAGGCATCAAAACAGGTAATGGAATCGCTTTCTGAGAAACAGGTAGAATTAAAGAAATATCTTTAG
- a CDS encoding DNA-binding protein — MDSDRELEELRRKRMEEMQRAQGQEQAEEEQKNAQEAERARKQQILRQILDIAARERLANVRLVRPDVAENVENQLIQLYGMGRINRVISDDEIKQILGRMTETKRETHIERR, encoded by the coding sequence ATGGATTCAGACAGGGAGCTTGAAGAGTTAAGAAGGAAAAGAATGGAGGAGATGCAGAGAGCTCAGGGTCAGGAACAGGCCGAAGAAGAGCAAAAAAATGCCCAGGAAGCAGAAAGGGCCAGAAAGCAGCAGATATTGAGGCAGATTCTTGATATCGCAGCAAGAGAAAGGCTTGCTAATGTCAGGCTCGTAAGACCAGATGTGGCTGAAAACGTGGAGAATCAGCTTATTCAGTTGTATGGCATGGGGAGAATCAACAGAGTAATTTCAGATGATGAAATAAAGCAGATACTTGGACGGATGACAGAAACAAAGAGAGAAACACATATAGAGAGGAGATGA
- a CDS encoding 50S ribosomal protein L39e, producing the protein MSRNKETGRKIRLMRKVNQNRRVPGWVIMRTDRKVTQNPYRRHWRRNNLKL; encoded by the coding sequence ATGAGTAGGAATAAGGAAACAGGCAGAAAAATAAGATTAATGAGAAAGGTCAACCAGAACAGGAGAGTACCTGGTTGGGTAATAATGAGAACTGATAGAAAGGTAACCCAGAATCCATACAGGAGACACTGGAGAAGAAATAATCTGAAACTTTGA
- a CDS encoding 50S ribosomal protein L31e: protein MAEDSVNDEMLMNIPLRKAFASSKRRRADTAIKVIRENVAKFTKSDIENVWIDSKINEEIWKRGRFKIPTSIQVKVLKLQNEEIEVLMP, encoded by the coding sequence ATGGCAGAAGATAGTGTTAATGATGAAATGCTTATGAATATCCCATTGAGAAAAGCCTTTGCCAGCTCCAAGAGGAGAAGGGCAGATACAGCTATTAAGGTAATTAGAGAGAATGTTGCAAAATTTACTAAATCAGATATTGAAAACGTTTGGATAGATAGCAAAATTAATGAAGAGATATGGAAGAGAGGAAGGTTCAAAATTCCAACCAGCATCCAGGTAAAGGTTCTAAAATTACAAAATGAAGAAATAGAAGTTTTGATGCCATAA
- the glnA gene encoding type I glutamate--ammonia ligase, producing the protein MEDKIQTSLERLRKEQIEFLYMQFTDILGRVKTLTLPKNRFEDALNEGVVFDGSSVAGYAQIEESDMRAVPDLDTYAVYPYSSQGNAARYLCNIYNPDGTRFPGDPRYVLERNLKKVWDRGMEFYVGPEFEFFIFKKNEHGDPIPEPSDHSGYFDHTPNDRAAQVRLEILTQLRVLGYEPEAAHHEVSFGQHEIDLRYSNAMLMADRITVLKSVIKNAAENQNLFASFMPKPLNGLNGSGMHIHQSLMGKDQKKNFFYDEKDKYGLSKLAKNYTAGILKNINQGSAILASTVNSYKRLIPGYEAPVYISWANKNRSALIRVPAGVNMRKRIELRCPDPAGNPYLQFATVLGMGMDGVENEYELPEPTEKDIFHMDAEMRRKEGIESMPESLGEAIHHLKGSKLMEQILGKHVYHNYLTVKQKEWDAFRSHVTEWELNRYLGTL; encoded by the coding sequence ATGGAAGATAAAATCCAAACCAGTCTGGAGAGACTGAGGAAGGAACAGATTGAGTTTTTGTATATGCAGTTCACCGATATTCTGGGAAGAGTGAAAACACTTACTCTTCCGAAGAACAGGTTTGAAGATGCCCTTAATGAAGGGGTTGTCTTTGATGGCAGTTCAGTGGCTGGTTATGCACAGATAGAAGAATCTGATATGAGAGCTGTTCCTGATCTGGATACATATGCTGTGTATCCCTATAGCAGTCAGGGAAACGCAGCAAGGTACCTGTGCAATATCTATAATCCAGATGGTACAAGATTCCCTGGCGATCCGAGATATGTTCTGGAAAGAAATTTGAAGAAGGTCTGGGACAGGGGAATGGAGTTTTATGTTGGTCCAGAGTTTGAATTTTTCATTTTCAAGAAGAATGAACACGGTGATCCTATTCCTGAACCCAGTGACCACAGTGGGTACTTTGATCACACACCAAATGACAGGGCGGCTCAGGTGAGGCTGGAAATACTGACACAGCTAAGAGTCCTTGGATATGAACCAGAGGCGGCTCATCATGAGGTTTCCTTTGGCCAGCATGAAATAGACTTGAGATACTCAAATGCAATGCTAATGGCTGATAGAATTACTGTGTTAAAAAGTGTCATAAAAAATGCAGCAGAAAACCAGAACCTCTTTGCATCCTTTATGCCAAAACCGCTGAATGGCCTGAACGGATCCGGTATGCACATCCACCAGAGTCTAATGGGAAAAGATCAGAAAAAGAACTTCTTTTACGATGAGAAAGACAAATACGGATTGAGCAAACTTGCCAAGAATTACACTGCCGGTATATTAAAAAATATAAACCAGGGATCAGCCATACTTGCCTCCACCGTAAATTCATACAAAAGGCTTATACCTGGATATGAAGCCCCTGTTTATATTTCGTGGGCAAACAAAAACAGGTCAGCCCTCATAAGAGTTCCAGCAGGAGTCAATATGAGGAAAAGGATAGAACTAAGATGCCCGGATCCAGCAGGAAATCCATATTTACAATTTGCAACTGTGCTTGGAATGGGAATGGATGGAGTGGAGAATGAATATGAACTGCCGGAACCGACAGAGAAAGATATCTTCCATATGGATGCAGAAATGCGCAGGAAAGAAGGAATTGAGTCTATGCCTGAAAGTCTGGGTGAAGCTATTCACCATCTGAAAGGAAGCAAGCTAATGGAACAGATTCTTGGAAAACATGTCTATCACAACTATCTGACAGTAAAGCAGAAGGAATGGGATGCTTTCAGATCTCATGTGACAGAGTGGGAATTAAATAGATATCTAGGAACCCTGTGA
- a CDS encoding bifunctional ADP-dependent NAD(P)H-hydrate dehydratase/NAD(P)H-hydrate epimerase, with protein sequence MMENIEGKRIDFNYKWNHGDLFILMENAGKAVSEYITEKYGKNRNILVISGSGNNGGDGIITAHNLDSDNNLKLIVMTRSDGSVSSLSRRAMEKFGNDRIIKNPNTGDIRKMISESDIIVDAIFGTGIRDPVKEPYSSIIEEINLSRAEVISIDVPSGLGTSHSVLPDATVTFTDVKEGMNEKNSGSINVRNIGIDEREINYAGPGDMVYFPKIEKNGHKGQNGKVLIMAGWKFTGAGCMTARAAENALPDLITMLVPKASSTIFSIKLEDQIVGVFNSLNMKNELEKCNAVLTGPGMGISEDSVKVVLAVCKSGKKAVFDADAIHIMAEHRDLINQNMLFTPHSHEFEVLTGTEANRENAEKFSVKYGCTILLKGPADIITNGKKTVISEGGSPRMAMGGTGDILAGLCTGLMARNMDPFHAAVLGSFINKKNGERVEKERSYWFNTYDLLGSMGRTFRQYYDFIISNE encoded by the coding sequence ATGATGGAAAACATTGAAGGAAAAAGAATAGATTTCAATTACAAGTGGAATCACGGTGATCTCTTTATTCTAATGGAGAACGCTGGAAAAGCAGTAAGTGAATATATAACAGAAAAATATGGAAAAAATCGAAATATACTGGTCATTAGTGGCAGTGGAAATAATGGTGGAGATGGAATAATCACTGCCCACAATCTTGATTCTGACAATAATCTAAAATTAATAGTGATGACAAGGAGCGATGGTTCTGTAAGCTCTCTTTCCAGAAGAGCTATGGAAAAATTCGGTAATGATAGAATAATAAAAAATCCAAATACAGGGGATATAAGGAAGATGATATCGGAGTCTGACATTATTGTAGATGCCATTTTCGGAACAGGAATAAGGGATCCAGTCAAGGAACCATATAGTTCTATTATAGAGGAAATTAATCTAAGCAGGGCAGAAGTTATTTCCATAGATGTTCCATCAGGGCTGGGAACATCCCACAGCGTTCTTCCTGATGCAACGGTTACATTTACAGATGTAAAGGAGGGAATGAACGAGAAAAATTCAGGATCAATCAACGTAAGAAATATAGGTATAGATGAAAGGGAAATTAATTATGCTGGTCCAGGTGACATGGTATATTTCCCAAAAATCGAGAAAAATGGGCACAAGGGGCAGAACGGAAAAGTTCTCATCATGGCAGGATGGAAATTCACTGGTGCAGGCTGTATGACAGCAAGAGCCGCAGAGAATGCACTTCCAGACCTCATAACAATGCTGGTACCAAAGGCATCATCAACAATATTTTCCATCAAACTAGAGGATCAGATTGTAGGAGTTTTTAATTCACTGAATATGAAAAATGAATTGGAAAAATGCAATGCAGTACTAACAGGTCCAGGGATGGGAATATCTGAGGATTCAGTTAAGGTCGTTCTAGCAGTATGTAAAAGTGGAAAGAAAGCAGTTTTTGACGCTGACGCTATTCATATAATGGCGGAACATAGAGACCTGATAAATCAGAATATGCTGTTCACTCCTCACAGCCATGAATTCGAGGTCCTGACAGGAACTGAGGCCAACAGGGAAAACGCAGAAAAATTCAGTGTGAAGTATGGTTGCACCATACTCTTGAAGGGACCCGCTGATATAATAACAAACGGCAAAAAAACAGTTATCAGCGAAGGAGGAAGCCCAAGAATGGCAATGGGCGGAACAGGCGACATACTTGCAGGATTATGTACTGGACTCATGGCAAGGAACATGGACCCATTTCACGCAGCGGTCCTTGGGTCTTTTATAAACAAAAAGAACGGGGAGAGGGTGGAAAAAGAAAGATCATACTGGTTTAACACATATGATCTACTGGGAAGCATGGGTAGGACATTTCGACAATATTATGACTTCATTATCAGTAATGAATAA